A window of the Tunturibacter empetritectus genome harbors these coding sequences:
- a CDS encoding CPBP family intramembrane glutamic endopeptidase codes for MQDLKDRDSISDQDRRSLEPVASYKHTLGLLAIFCAVFAIGFALQYGPAADHTEVAQPALGSQPIQRRIIPGFIESLLFDWGILYYVWSGVRSGGGSLLKLSGRHWSSVGDVLRDLAIAAPFWVLWEATAFAAFAVLARFFATPTGPHDETFPVRGLFEIGVWIAVSLSAGFCEELIFRGYLQRQFSALTGRLWLGILLQGLVFGLIHPRGWRAVAVISILGVLYGILAAWRKNLRPGILSHSWSDLWEGWLKFTFHLNL; via the coding sequence ATGCAGGACTTAAAAGATCGGGACAGCATCTCAGATCAAGATCGGCGAAGTCTTGAACCGGTAGCGAGCTATAAACACACGCTTGGCCTGCTCGCAATCTTTTGTGCTGTCTTCGCAATCGGCTTTGCGCTCCAATACGGACCTGCTGCCGACCATACCGAAGTCGCGCAGCCGGCCCTCGGCTCACAGCCAATTCAGAGAAGAATCATTCCCGGATTCATCGAGTCGCTCCTCTTCGATTGGGGCATTCTTTACTATGTCTGGAGCGGCGTGCGATCCGGGGGCGGCAGCCTGCTGAAGCTCTCCGGCCGGCATTGGTCGAGTGTAGGCGACGTTCTCAGAGATCTCGCGATTGCGGCGCCTTTCTGGGTCCTCTGGGAAGCGACTGCATTTGCAGCGTTCGCGGTGCTTGCCCGGTTCTTCGCTACACCCACCGGCCCGCACGACGAGACCTTTCCAGTTCGCGGTTTGTTCGAGATCGGTGTCTGGATCGCGGTCTCACTCAGTGCCGGATTCTGCGAAGAGTTGATCTTTCGCGGTTACCTGCAACGCCAGTTCAGCGCACTGACGGGGCGCCTCTGGCTCGGCATTCTTCTCCAGGGCCTTGTATTCGGTTTGATCCACCCCCGGGGTTGGAGAGCTGTCGCCGTAATCAGTATCCTTGGTGTGCTCTACGGGATCCTGGCGGCATGGCGAAAGAACTTGCGACCCGGCATCCTGTCCCACAGCTGGAGCGACCTATGGGAGGGCTGGTTGAAGTTCACATTTCATCTCAACCTCTAG
- a CDS encoding ABC transporter ATP-binding protein gives MPLTAIAYETEARPTNGTQIASKQPIASLTGVTKRYGNALALDRLNLSLHPGEIVALLGPNGAGKSTAIKLLLGLIAPTSGATRVFGSDPREAATRNRVGAMLQISRITEMLKVREHLDLFRSYYPNPLPTADILRIAQLQGIEDRLFGQLSGGQRQRVLFALALCGNPDLIFLDEPTVGMDIEARRGLWAEIRVLSAMGKTVLLTTHYLEEADALADRIIVINKGRVICEGTPAEIKRNSGGRRIRCSTSLSSEFLRSLSTVTGVEHHGEATIVTAVNAEEVVREMLLRDETLSGLEIASPALEDAFLALTKA, from the coding sequence ATGCCGCTGACCGCCATCGCCTACGAGACCGAAGCCCGGCCCACCAACGGAACTCAAATCGCGTCGAAGCAGCCCATCGCCAGCCTCACCGGCGTCACCAAGCGCTACGGCAACGCACTCGCCCTCGACCGTCTCAACCTCTCCTTGCATCCCGGCGAGATCGTCGCTCTCCTCGGCCCCAACGGCGCAGGCAAATCCACCGCCATCAAGCTCCTCCTCGGCCTCATCGCGCCCACCTCCGGCGCTACCCGCGTCTTCGGCAGTGATCCCCGCGAAGCTGCCACCCGCAACCGCGTCGGCGCCATGCTCCAGATCTCGCGCATCACCGAGATGCTAAAGGTCCGCGAACACCTCGACCTCTTTCGCAGCTACTATCCGAATCCTCTCCCCACCGCAGACATCCTCCGCATCGCGCAGCTCCAGGGCATCGAAGACCGTCTCTTCGGCCAGCTCAGCGGCGGCCAGAGGCAGCGTGTCCTCTTCGCCCTCGCCCTCTGCGGCAACCCCGACCTCATCTTCCTCGACGAGCCCACCGTCGGTATGGACATCGAGGCTCGCCGGGGCCTGTGGGCAGAGATCCGCGTCCTCTCCGCCATGGGCAAGACCGTACTCCTCACCACGCACTACCTCGAAGAGGCGGACGCCCTCGCCGACCGCATCATTGTCATCAACAAAGGCCGCGTCATCTGCGAAGGCACGCCTGCCGAGATCAAACGCAACAGCGGCGGGCGAAGAATTCGCTGCAGCACAAGCCTTTCAAGCGAGTTTTTGCGATCTCTTTCCACCGTAACCGGCGTCGAGCACCACGGAGAGGCAACCATCGTGACCGCAGTCAACGCAGAGGAGGTTGTCCGCGAGATGCTGCTGCGCGACGAAACTCTCAGCGGACTCGAGATCGCGAGCCCGGCCCTCGAAGATGCCTTCCTGGCCCTTACCAAGGCCTGA
- a CDS encoding ABC transporter permease: MYPAAILQPAGTNVPDIYRKEAKYEFVKLLRTRSFSLATIGFPVMFYVIFGLANRHAYDGSVHLAKYMLAGYACFGLIGSALFGIGVGLSSDLAAGWLELKRASPMPVSAYLFAKCAAAVAFGLIIVSILTLVGTAFGDVRLSPAELVKMLSMTVVGSVCFASMGLLLALLVPANAAPGIINLIYLPMSFLSGLWVPIRFMPHWLQGFAPFLPTYHLSQLMLHVFHYGDTMPLASHWSALLGFTLLMLGLSRLLFHRREQNM, from the coding sequence ATGTACCCCGCCGCCATCCTCCAACCCGCCGGAACCAACGTCCCCGACATCTACCGCAAAGAAGCAAAGTACGAGTTCGTAAAACTCCTTCGTACCCGTTCCTTCTCTCTTGCAACCATAGGTTTTCCCGTCATGTTCTACGTCATCTTCGGGCTGGCCAACCGCCACGCCTACGACGGCTCCGTCCACCTCGCCAAATACATGCTCGCCGGCTACGCCTGCTTCGGCCTCATCGGATCAGCTCTCTTCGGCATCGGCGTCGGCCTCTCCTCCGATCTAGCCGCCGGCTGGCTCGAACTCAAGCGCGCCAGCCCTATGCCCGTCTCCGCCTACCTGTTCGCCAAATGCGCCGCCGCCGTCGCCTTCGGCCTCATCATCGTCAGCATCCTCACCCTCGTCGGCACCGCCTTCGGCGACGTCCGCCTCTCCCCCGCCGAACTGGTCAAGATGCTCAGCATGACCGTCGTCGGCTCCGTCTGCTTCGCCAGCATGGGTCTGCTCCTCGCACTCCTCGTCCCCGCCAACGCCGCGCCCGGCATCATCAATCTCATCTACCTCCCCATGTCCTTCCTCAGCGGCCTCTGGGTCCCCATCCGCTTCATGCCCCACTGGCTGCAGGGCTTCGCGCCCTTCCTCCCCACCTACCATCTCTCCCAGCTCATGCTTCACGTCTTCCACTACGGAGACACCATGCCCCTCGCCAGCCACTGGAGCGCCCTCCTCGGCTTCACCCTCCTGATGCTGGGCCTCAGCCGCCTCCTCTTCCACCGCAGGGAACAGAACATGTAA
- a CDS encoding DMT family transporter: protein MHDEKKILPFAALFVGIISISWSAIFVRWTDMSGVASAFYRVLIASIALWIILLAQRGSRLRISSRSVPLSALGGIFFAADVGLYNVAVLHTSAGSATFLGNNAPIVVGLVTWFLTRKLPSFRFWVALAIAILGTCLIVSIDWNHMRSSFSADLLASIASICFAFYLLTTERLRTNTDTVTIVVLSTTASAAALLVFSFAAHISLAIPGFQSLLAVAGLGFICQLTGYFCLTYALGHVPATVSSIVLLAVAPITALLAFFLFGEQMTRLQILGGGFILAAVWIIANQPQPSSLET, encoded by the coding sequence ATGCACGATGAGAAAAAGATTCTTCCCTTCGCCGCGCTGTTCGTCGGTATCATTTCGATCTCCTGGTCAGCGATCTTCGTGAGATGGACTGACATGTCGGGAGTGGCCTCCGCGTTTTACCGGGTTCTGATTGCTTCGATCGCTCTTTGGATCATTCTGTTGGCGCAAAGAGGCAGTCGCCTGCGCATTTCGTCGCGGTCAGTGCCGCTATCGGCTCTGGGGGGCATCTTTTTTGCGGCGGACGTAGGTCTCTACAACGTAGCCGTTCTGCACACATCGGCTGGCAGCGCTACTTTCCTAGGCAACAACGCTCCCATCGTAGTTGGTCTAGTCACATGGTTCCTAACAAGAAAGCTACCATCCTTCAGATTCTGGGTGGCTCTGGCAATTGCCATTCTGGGAACATGCCTTATCGTTTCGATCGACTGGAATCATATGCGGTCCTCCTTCTCTGCGGATTTGTTGGCCTCTATCGCTTCGATCTGCTTTGCGTTTTATCTTTTGACCACAGAGCGACTGAGAACGAATACGGATACAGTGACAATTGTCGTGCTATCCACTACTGCAAGCGCGGCCGCTCTCTTGGTGTTTTCTTTTGCGGCGCATATCTCGCTAGCTATTCCGGGGTTCCAGTCACTCTTAGCTGTTGCGGGGTTAGGTTTTATCTGCCAACTGACGGGATATTTCTGCCTTACCTACGCCCTCGGACACGTACCCGCAACGGTCTCCTCAATAGTCTTACTTGCCGTCGCGCCAATCACAGCGCTTCTTGCATTCTTTCTCTTTGGAGAACAGATGACGAGGCTACAAATTTTGGGTGGCGGATTTATACTCGCGGCGGTCTGGATTATTGCTAATCAACCACAGCCTTCAAGTTTAGAAACATAG
- a CDS encoding sensor histidine kinase — protein MSTTDNTSKRHTRNWAWLWLAYVGFLFINPILEPSPRLWIGTLAVFAAFLALFTGYVRSTDEGRPTRYWMIAATFALGLITFPWNGGGSTFFVYAAAFLPFSIESKRRVLSLFLLEALFIAAEGALFNAPHRSLYIGWPNVFIAIFLVFLIGGGNILFAEQKRADCKLRLAQEENAALAAVAERERIARDLHDVLGHTLSVIVLKAELAGRLIESDPRRAVREIADVEATARTALSEVREAIGGYRSQGLTAEMERTRKTLQSAGVALSCESPVPQLNAPEETVLCLTVREAVTNIVRHAKATQCRIRFDRSEDGYHSLLITDDGNQPRIREGNGLRGMRERVQSLGGRLSITTSPGVTILIELPHTPNTQSDLTSSTHSSEIKAPFVTT, from the coding sequence ATGAGCACCACCGACAACACCTCGAAGCGGCACACACGAAACTGGGCATGGCTCTGGCTCGCCTACGTCGGCTTCCTCTTCATCAACCCCATCCTCGAACCGAGCCCCCGCCTGTGGATTGGCACTCTCGCCGTCTTCGCAGCCTTCCTCGCCCTCTTCACCGGCTACGTTCGCTCCACCGACGAAGGCCGCCCTACCCGCTACTGGATGATCGCCGCCACCTTCGCCCTCGGCCTCATCACCTTTCCCTGGAACGGCGGGGGCTCCACCTTCTTCGTCTACGCCGCCGCCTTCCTTCCCTTCAGCATCGAATCCAAACGCCGCGTACTCTCTCTCTTCCTCCTGGAAGCTCTCTTCATTGCCGCCGAAGGCGCCCTCTTCAACGCACCCCACCGCTCCCTCTACATCGGATGGCCGAACGTCTTCATCGCCATCTTCCTTGTCTTCCTCATCGGCGGCGGCAACATCCTCTTCGCCGAGCAGAAACGCGCCGACTGCAAGCTCCGCCTCGCCCAGGAAGAAAACGCCGCCCTAGCCGCCGTAGCCGAACGCGAACGCATCGCCCGCGACCTCCACGATGTCCTCGGTCACACACTCTCTGTCATCGTGCTCAAGGCAGAGCTCGCCGGCCGGCTCATTGAGAGCGACCCGCGACGTGCAGTCCGCGAGATCGCCGACGTTGAAGCGACCGCGCGAACAGCCCTCAGCGAAGTCCGCGAGGCCATTGGTGGATATCGGTCTCAGGGCCTTACCGCCGAAATGGAGCGAACCCGGAAAACCCTCCAATCCGCCGGTGTCGCGCTCTCCTGCGAGTCTCCAGTCCCTCAACTCAATGCCCCGGAAGAGACCGTTCTGTGTCTCACCGTTCGCGAAGCGGTCACCAACATCGTGCGGCACGCCAAGGCCACGCAGTGTCGCATTCGCTTCGATCGCTCCGAAGACGGTTATCACTCTCTCCTGATCACCGACGACGGAAACCAGCCCAGGATCAGAGAGGGTAACGGCCTCCGCGGAATGCGAGAGCGCGTCCAATCGCTCGGCGGTCGCCTCTCCATCACAACCAGCCCAGGCGTCACAATCCTCATCGAGCTTCCTCACACTCCCAACACCCAGAGCGACCTAACATCGTCGACACATTCGAGCGAAATCAAAGCTCCCTTCGTGACCACATGA
- a CDS encoding response regulator transcription factor, with translation MSTAIRVVLAEDQAMVLGALSALLELEADISVIATTANGRDAFEAVGRMKPDVLVTDIEMPHMTGLELAANLRTSHPNVRTIILTTFARPGYLRRALDAGARGYLLKDRPAKELADAVRRVHRGMRVVDPALAAEAWNAELDPLTDRERQILQRAGDGRSSTEIASELHLSEGTVRNYLSEAIAKLGASNRVDAARIARTKGWL, from the coding sequence ATGAGCACCGCCATCCGAGTTGTTCTCGCCGAAGATCAAGCCATGGTGCTGGGCGCCCTCTCCGCACTGCTCGAGCTCGAAGCCGACATCTCCGTCATCGCCACCACAGCGAACGGCCGCGATGCCTTTGAAGCCGTTGGCCGCATGAAACCCGACGTCCTCGTCACCGACATCGAGATGCCTCACATGACCGGCCTCGAACTAGCCGCAAACCTGCGCACCAGCCATCCTAACGTTCGCACAATCATCCTTACAACCTTCGCCCGCCCGGGGTACCTACGCAGAGCGCTCGACGCCGGGGCCCGCGGCTATCTCCTCAAGGATCGGCCCGCGAAAGAGCTTGCCGACGCCGTCCGCCGCGTCCACCGAGGCATGCGTGTCGTCGACCCCGCGCTCGCCGCCGAGGCCTGGAACGCAGAACTCGATCCCCTCACCGACCGCGAACGCCAGATCCTCCAGCGCGCCGGCGACGGCCGCAGCAGCACCGAGATAGCCTCTGAACTCCATCTCTCCGAAGGCACCGTACGTAACTATCTGTCCGAAGCCATCGCCAAGCTGGGCGCCTCCAATCGCGTCGACGCAGCCCGCATCGCCCGCACCAAAGGCTGGCTATAA
- a CDS encoding DNA polymerase Y family protein, which yields MSTPAQPDRFHFLHIDLNSFFASVEQQLHPEYRGRPLAVVPTMADTTCCIAASYEAKAFGIKTGTRVGDAKKLCPGIILIEGSHTEYSKYSHAVKEAVEQACHVTSIPSIDETVCELIGREQEPPNARKIALAIKQSIYKNVGEAIRCSIGMAPNRYLAKVASDMQKPDGLIGLLPSQLPRAIAHLPLRELPGVGARTEARLNKKGITTMEQLLALDRNGMHKLWDSVWGDRLYHWLRGIDVGDDGAPPASDVQKTLGHSHVLAPQFRTITGAWAVAHKLLHKAAMRLRMEKFHTTSLCFNIRFALTREQIAHAEKSRRHSSGIEHASWGMEARFEACNDTLTLLEALQGIWRQCPKGSEQQKPFFLAITLHNLIPDDELQQRLFPDPNNRASLSSTMDKLNLKYGHTKLHFAGMLPARESAPTRIAFTQIPTKYGVDYM from the coding sequence GTCTACCCCCGCCCAACCCGACCGCTTCCATTTCCTGCACATCGACCTGAACAGCTTCTTCGCGTCGGTTGAGCAGCAACTGCACCCCGAATACCGCGGCCGTCCCCTGGCAGTGGTCCCCACCATGGCCGACACGACCTGCTGCATCGCCGCCAGCTACGAGGCCAAAGCCTTCGGCATCAAGACCGGCACCCGCGTAGGCGACGCCAAAAAGCTGTGCCCCGGAATCATTCTCATCGAAGGCAGCCACACCGAGTACTCCAAGTACTCCCACGCGGTAAAAGAAGCTGTTGAACAAGCATGCCATGTCACTTCAATACCTTCCATCGACGAAACCGTCTGCGAGCTTATAGGTCGCGAACAGGAGCCCCCTAACGCACGCAAGATCGCCCTCGCGATCAAGCAGTCCATCTATAAGAACGTAGGTGAAGCCATTCGCTGCTCCATCGGCATGGCGCCCAACCGTTACCTCGCCAAGGTCGCCAGTGACATGCAGAAGCCCGACGGACTCATAGGCCTCCTGCCCTCGCAGCTGCCCCGCGCCATCGCCCATCTCCCTCTCCGTGAGTTGCCCGGTGTAGGCGCCCGCACCGAAGCCCGCCTCAACAAAAAAGGCATTACCACAATGGAGCAGCTTCTCGCTCTCGACCGCAACGGCATGCACAAGCTCTGGGACTCCGTATGGGGCGACCGCCTCTACCACTGGCTCCGCGGCATCGATGTTGGCGACGACGGAGCTCCGCCTGCCTCCGACGTCCAGAAGACCCTGGGTCACTCCCACGTCCTCGCACCCCAGTTCCGCACCATCACCGGAGCCTGGGCCGTCGCCCATAAGCTTCTCCACAAAGCCGCCATGCGCCTGCGTATGGAAAAATTTCACACCACCTCGCTCTGCTTCAACATCCGTTTCGCCCTTACGCGAGAGCAGATCGCCCACGCAGAAAAGTCACGCCGCCACTCCAGCGGCATTGAGCACGCCTCCTGGGGTATGGAGGCCCGATTCGAGGCCTGCAATGACACCCTTACTCTCCTCGAAGCCCTGCAGGGCATCTGGCGGCAGTGCCCTAAAGGCTCGGAGCAGCAAAAGCCTTTCTTTCTCGCCATCACCCTGCATAACCTCATCCCCGACGATGAATTGCAACAGCGGCTCTTCCCGGACCCCAACAACCGCGCTAGCCTCTCGTCCACCATGGACAAGCTCAACCTCAAATACGGACACACCAAATTGCACTTCGCCGGCATGCTTCCTGCCCGCGAATCCGCACCCACCCGCATCGCCTTCACCCAGATCCCGACTAAGTACGGCGTTGACTATATGTAG